Proteins found in one Rhodovulum sp. MB263 genomic segment:
- the rplA gene encoding 50S ribosomal protein L1, protein MAKHGKRVRAAREAFAGKENLSVEEAVSLVKENASAKFDETLEIALNLGVDPRHADQMVRGVVTLPNGTGKTVRVAVFARGAKADEAKAAGADIVGAEDLMETIQGGAIEFDRCIATPDMMPIVGRLGKILGPRNLMPNPKVGTVTMDVASAVQAAKGGEVQFRVEKAGVIHAGVGKASFDAAKLAENVRAFVDAVVKAKPAGAKGTYMKKVSLSSTMGPGVSVDVTSATGN, encoded by the coding sequence ATGGCGAAACATGGGAAACGTGTCCGCGCCGCGCGGGAAGCCTTTGCCGGCAAGGAAAACCTGTCGGTCGAGGAGGCGGTGAGCCTCGTCAAGGAAAACGCCTCGGCCAAGTTTGACGAGACGCTGGAAATCGCGCTGAATCTCGGCGTCGATCCGCGCCATGCCGACCAGATGGTCCGTGGCGTCGTCACCCTGCCGAACGGCACCGGCAAGACCGTGCGTGTGGCGGTCTTCGCCCGCGGCGCCAAGGCCGATGAGGCCAAGGCCGCTGGCGCCGATATCGTCGGGGCCGAGGATCTGATGGAGACCATTCAGGGCGGCGCGATCGAGTTCGATCGCTGCATCGCGACCCCGGACATGATGCCGATCGTCGGTCGTCTGGGCAAGATCTTGGGTCCCCGCAACCTGATGCCGAACCCCAAGGTCGGCACCGTCACCATGGATGTCGCCTCTGCGGTTCAGGCCGCCAAGGGCGGTGAGGTCCAGTTCCGGGTCGAGAAGGCGGGCGTGATTCATGCCGGCGTCGGCAAGGCGTCGTTCGATGCCGCCAAGCTGGCCGAGAACGTGCGCGCCTTCGTCGATGCCGTGGTCAAGGCCAAGCCGGCCGGCGCCAAGGGCACCTACATGAAGAAGGTGAGCCTCAGCTCGACCATGGGCCCGGGCGTGTCGGTCGACGTGACCTCGGCAACTGGCAATTGA
- the rplK gene encoding 50S ribosomal protein L11, giving the protein MAKKVIGKLKLQVKAGQANPSPPVGPALGQRGINIMEFCKAFNAKTQDMEPGAPCPTVITYYQDKSFSMDIKTPPASYYLKKAAGLKPVGKRNRPKGSEKPGRETAGTVTVAQVREIAEAKMKDLNASDVEGAMQIILGSARSMGIEVKG; this is encoded by the coding sequence ATGGCCAAGAAGGTAATCGGGAAGCTCAAGCTTCAGGTGAAGGCGGGTCAGGCGAACCCGTCGCCGCCAGTCGGTCCCGCGCTCGGTCAGCGCGGCATCAACATCATGGAATTCTGCAAGGCGTTCAACGCCAAGACCCAGGACATGGAGCCCGGTGCGCCGTGCCCGACGGTCATCACCTACTACCAGGACAAGTCCTTCTCGATGGACATCAAGACGCCCCCGGCGTCTTACTACCTCAAGAAGGCGGCGGGCCTGAAGCCGGTCGGCAAGCGGAACCGTCCGAAAGGCTCGGAAAAGCCCGGTCGCGAGACTGCCGGCACCGTGACCGTCGCCCAGGTGCGCGAGATCGCCGAAGCGAAGATGAAGGATCTGAACGCCAGCGATGTCGAGGGCGCGATGCAGATCATCCTGGGGTCGGCCCGCTCGATGGGCATCGAGGTTAAGGGGTAA
- the nusG gene encoding transcription termination/antitermination protein NusG, whose protein sequence is MAKRWYSVSVLSNFEKKVAEQIKQAVADAGLEEEIDEVLVPTEEVIEIRRGKKVTTERRFMPGYVLVRMEMTDRGYHLVTQINRVTGFLGPQGKPMPMRDEEVNQVLNRAEEGEAQPRSLITFEIGENVTVTDGPFEGFSGMVEEVDDDNQRLKVTVSIFGRATPVELEFAQVSKGQL, encoded by the coding sequence ATGGCGAAGCGGTGGTATTCGGTTAGCGTTCTCTCGAACTTCGAGAAGAAGGTTGCCGAACAGATCAAGCAAGCCGTGGCGGATGCCGGTCTCGAGGAAGAGATCGACGAAGTCCTGGTGCCGACCGAAGAGGTCATCGAGATCCGGCGCGGCAAGAAGGTGACGACCGAGCGGCGCTTCATGCCCGGCTATGTGCTGGTGCGCATGGAGATGACGGATCGCGGCTACCACCTCGTCACGCAGATCAACCGGGTGACCGGGTTCCTCGGGCCGCAGGGCAAGCCGATGCCGATGCGCGACGAGGAAGTGAACCAGGTTCTCAACCGGGCCGAGGAAGGCGAGGCGCAACCGCGTTCGCTGATCACCTTCGAGATCGGCGAGAACGTGACCGTGACCGACGGTCCCTTCGAGGGCTTCTCGGGCATGGTCGAGGAAGTGGATGACGACAACCAGCGCCTCAAGGTGACGGTGTCGATCTTCGGCCGGGCGACCCCGGTCGAGTTGGAATTCGCTCAGGTGTCCAAGGGGCAGCTCTGA
- the rpoB gene encoding DNA-directed RNA polymerase subunit beta codes for MAQSYVGQKRLRKYYGKIQEVLEMPNLIEVQKSSYDLFLNSGDGAAPADGEGIQGVFQSVFPIKDFNETAVLEFVRYELEKPKYDVEECQQRDMTYSAPLKVTLRLIVFDVDEDTGAKSVKDIKEQDVFMGDMPLMTQNGTFIVNGTERVIVSQMHRSPGVFFDHDKGKTHSSGKLLFACRIIPYRGSWLDFEFDAKDIVFARIDRRRKLPVTTLLYALGLDQEGIMDAYYDTVSFRLERNRGWVTKFFPERVRGTRPTYDLVDADTGEVICKAGDKVTPRQVKKLIEEGRVTELMVPFDHIVGRYVAKDIINEETGAIYVEAGDELTWVVDKDGDVTGGTLKELLDAGITDIPVLDIDNVTVGPYMRNTMAMDKNMGRDTALMDIYRVMRPGEPPTVEAATNLFNSLFFDSERYDLSAVGRVKMNMRLNLDAPDTQRTLRHDDIISCIKALVELRDGKGEVDDIDHLGNRRVRSVGELMENQYRVGLLRMERAIKERMSSVEIDTVMPQDLINAKPAAAAVREFFGSSQLSQFMDQNNPLSEVTHKRRLSALGPGGLTRERAGFEVRDVHPTHYGRMCPIETPEGPNIGLINSLATFARVNKYGFIETPYRVVNEGQVTDEVHYMSATEEMRHVVAQANATLDEDGKFLNEMVNTRQAGEYTLNPVDTVDLIDVSPKQLVSVGASLIPFLENDDANRALMGANMQRQAVPLLQADAPFVGTGMESKVAIDSGAAIQARRGGIIDQVDAQRIVIRATEDLEPGDPGVDIYRLRKFQRSNQNTCINQKPLVKVGDTVLKGEVIADGPSTDMGELALGKNVAVAFMPWNGYNYEDSILISERVARDDVFTSIHIEEFEVAARDTKLGPEEITRDIPNVGEEALRNLDEAGIVYIGAEVGPGDILVGKITPKGESPMTPEEKLLRAIFGEKASDVRDTSLRLPPGDYGTVVEVRVFNRHGVEKDERALQIEREEVERLARDRDDEMGILERNIYARLKSMILGKVAVKGPRGVKPNSEITEELLETLSRGQWWQLALEGEEDAGQVEALNSQFEAQKRALEHRFEDKVEKVRRGDDMPPGVMKMVKVFIAVKRKLQPGDKMAGRHGNKGVVSRVVPMEDMPFLEDGTPVDLVMNPLGVPSRMNVGQILETHMGWAARGLGQQIQEALHEYKRSGDLTPVRDAMHHAYGDEVYDEVIRDMDEAHLVESASSVTRGVPIATPVFDGAKEQDINDALIRAGFDTSGQSVLFDGQTGERFARKVTVGMKYLLKLHHLVDEKIHARSTGPYSLVTQQPLGGKAQFGGQRFGEMEVWALEAYGAAYTLQEMLTVKSDDVAGRTKVYESIVKGEDNFEAGVPESFNVLVKEVRGLGLNMELLDAEDDE; via the coding sequence ATGGCTCAGAGCTACGTTGGCCAGAAACGACTCCGCAAATACTACGGCAAGATCCAGGAAGTTCTGGAGATGCCGAACCTCATCGAGGTCCAGAAATCCTCCTATGATCTGTTCCTGAACTCCGGCGACGGGGCGGCACCCGCCGATGGCGAGGGCATCCAGGGGGTGTTCCAGTCGGTCTTCCCGATCAAGGACTTCAACGAGACGGCCGTGCTCGAATTCGTTCGTTACGAGCTCGAGAAGCCGAAATACGATGTCGAGGAATGCCAGCAGCGCGACATGACCTACTCGGCGCCGCTCAAGGTGACGCTGCGTCTGATCGTGTTTGATGTCGACGAGGATACCGGCGCCAAGTCGGTGAAGGACATCAAGGAACAGGACGTGTTCATGGGCGACATGCCGCTCATGACCCAGAACGGGACCTTCATCGTGAACGGGACCGAACGGGTGATCGTGTCCCAGATGCACCGGTCCCCGGGCGTCTTCTTCGACCATGACAAGGGCAAGACCCATTCCTCGGGCAAGCTGCTCTTTGCCTGCCGGATCATTCCCTATCGCGGCTCCTGGCTCGATTTCGAATTCGACGCCAAGGACATCGTCTTCGCGCGGATCGACCGCCGCCGGAAGCTGCCGGTGACGACCCTGCTCTATGCGCTGGGGCTCGATCAGGAAGGCATCATGGATGCCTATTACGATACCGTCTCGTTCCGGCTGGAACGCAACCGCGGCTGGGTCACCAAGTTCTTCCCCGAACGCGTGCGCGGCACCCGTCCGACCTATGATCTGGTCGATGCCGATACCGGCGAGGTGATCTGCAAGGCCGGTGACAAGGTCACGCCGCGTCAGGTCAAGAAGCTGATTGAGGAAGGCCGGGTCACCGAGCTGATGGTGCCGTTCGACCATATCGTCGGCCGTTATGTCGCCAAGGACATCATCAACGAAGAGACCGGCGCGATCTATGTCGAGGCCGGCGACGAGCTGACCTGGGTCGTCGACAAGGATGGCGATGTCACCGGCGGCACTCTGAAAGAGCTGCTGGATGCGGGCATCACCGACATCCCGGTGCTGGACATCGACAATGTCACCGTCGGCCCGTACATGCGCAACACCATGGCGATGGACAAGAACATGGGCCGCGACACCGCGCTCATGGACATCTACCGCGTCATGCGCCCGGGCGAGCCGCCGACCGTCGAGGCCGCGACCAACCTGTTCAACTCGCTGTTCTTCGATTCCGAACGCTACGACCTGTCGGCCGTCGGCCGGGTCAAGATGAACATGCGCCTGAACCTCGATGCGCCCGACACCCAGCGCACGCTGCGCCATGACGACATCATCTCGTGCATCAAGGCCCTGGTCGAATTGCGCGACGGCAAGGGCGAAGTCGACGATATCGACCACCTCGGCAACCGCCGGGTCCGGTCCGTCGGCGAGCTGATGGAAAACCAGTACCGCGTCGGCCTGCTGCGGATGGAACGCGCCATCAAGGAGCGGATGTCCTCGGTCGAGATCGACACGGTGATGCCGCAGGATCTAATCAACGCCAAGCCCGCGGCTGCCGCGGTGCGCGAGTTCTTCGGGTCCTCGCAGCTGTCGCAGTTCATGGACCAGAACAACCCGCTGTCGGAAGTCACCCACAAGCGGCGCCTCTCGGCCCTCGGGCCGGGCGGTCTGACCCGTGAGCGCGCGGGCTTCGAGGTGCGCGACGTTCACCCCACCCACTATGGCCGGATGTGCCCGATCGAGACGCCCGAGGGGCCGAACATCGGTCTGATCAACTCGCTGGCCACCTTCGCGCGGGTGAACAAGTACGGCTTCATCGAGACCCCTTACCGGGTGGTCAATGAGGGCCAGGTGACCGACGAGGTCCACTACATGTCCGCGACCGAAGAGATGCGGCACGTCGTGGCTCAGGCCAACGCCACGCTCGACGAGGACGGCAAGTTTCTCAACGAGATGGTCAACACCCGGCAGGCCGGTGAATATACGCTGAACCCGGTCGACACTGTCGACCTGATCGACGTGTCTCCGAAGCAGCTGGTCTCGGTCGGGGCCTCGCTGATCCCGTTCCTCGAAAACGACGACGCCAACCGCGCGCTGATGGGCGCGAACATGCAGCGTCAGGCCGTGCCTCTGCTGCAGGCCGATGCGCCCTTCGTGGGCACCGGCATGGAAAGCAAGGTCGCCATCGACTCGGGCGCCGCGATCCAGGCCCGCCGCGGCGGGATCATCGACCAGGTCGATGCGCAGCGGATCGTGATCCGGGCGACGGAAGATCTGGAGCCGGGCGATCCGGGCGTCGACATCTACCGTCTGCGCAAGTTCCAGCGGTCGAACCAGAACACCTGCATCAACCAGAAGCCTCTGGTGAAGGTGGGCGACACGGTGCTGAAGGGCGAGGTGATCGCCGACGGCCCGTCGACCGACATGGGCGAGCTGGCCCTCGGCAAGAACGTGGCCGTCGCGTTCATGCCCTGGAACGGCTACAACTACGAGGACTCGATCCTGATCTCGGAACGGGTCGCCCGCGATGACGTCTTCACCTCGATCCATATCGAGGAATTCGAGGTCGCCGCCCGCGATACCAAGCTGGGTCCGGAAGAGATCACCCGCGACATCCCCAATGTCGGCGAGGAAGCCCTGCGCAACCTCGACGAGGCAGGCATCGTCTATATCGGCGCCGAAGTCGGCCCGGGCGATATTCTCGTGGGCAAGATCACGCCCAAGGGCGAAAGCCCGATGACTCCGGAAGAAAAGCTTCTTCGGGCGATCTTCGGCGAAAAGGCGTCTGATGTGCGGGATACCTCGCTGCGCCTGCCGCCGGGGGATTACGGCACCGTCGTCGAGGTGCGGGTCTTCAACCGGCACGGCGTCGAAAAGGACGAACGTGCCCTGCAGATCGAGCGCGAGGAAGTCGAACGTCTTGCCCGTGACCGGGACGACGAGATGGGCATCCTGGAACGCAACATCTATGCGCGTCTGAAGTCGATGATCCTTGGCAAGGTCGCCGTGAAGGGGCCGCGCGGGGTCAAGCCGAACTCGGAGATCACCGAGGAACTGCTGGAAACGCTGTCGCGCGGCCAGTGGTGGCAGCTTGCCCTGGAAGGCGAAGAGGATGCCGGACAGGTCGAGGCCCTGAACTCGCAGTTCGAGGCGCAGAAACGTGCGCTTGAGCACCGCTTCGAGGACAAGGTCGAGAAGGTGCGCCGCGGCGACGACATGCCTCCCGGCGTGATGAAGATGGTCAAGGTCTTCATCGCGGTGAAGCGCAAGCTTCAGCCCGGCGACAAGATGGCCGGCCGTCACGGCAACAAGGGCGTCGTCTCGCGCGTGGTGCCGATGGAGGACATGCCGTTCCTCGAGGACGGGACCCCGGTCGATCTGGTGATGAACCCGCTCGGCGTGCCGTCGCGTATGAACGTCGGCCAGATCCTCGAGACCCATATGGGCTGGGCCGCGCGCGGCCTGGGGCAGCAGATCCAGGAGGCGCTTCACGAGTACAAGCGCTCGGGCGATCTGACGCCGGTGCGGGATGCGATGCATCACGCCTATGGCGACGAGGTCTATGACGAGGTGATCCGCGACATGGACGAGGCGCATCTGGTCGAATCCGCGTCCTCGGTGACCCGCGGCGTGCCGATCGCGACTCCGGTCTTCGACGGCGCCAAGGAGCAGGACATCAATGATGCGCTGATCCGTGCGGGCTTCGACACCTCGGGGCAGTCGGTGCTGTTCGACGGCCAGACGGGCGAACGTTTCGCCCGGAAGGTCACCGTCGGCATGAAGTACCTGCTGAAGCTGCACCACCTTGTCGACGAGAAGATCCACGCGCGGTCGACCGGGCCCTACAGCCTCGTCACCCAGCAGCCCCTGGGCGGCAAGGCACAGTTCGGCGGCCAGCGTTTCGGGGAGATGGAGGTCTGGGCTCTGGAAGCCTATGGCGCCGCCTATACCCTGCAGGAAATGCTGACGGTGAAGTCGGACGATGTGGCGGGCCGGACCAAGGTCTATGAGTCCATCGTCAAGGGCGAAGACAATTTCGAGGCCGGCGTGCCGGAATCCTTCAACGTTCTGGTGAAGGAAGTCCGCGGCCTTGGGCTGAACATGGAACTCCTGGACGCGGAGGACGACGAGTAG
- the rplL gene encoding 50S ribosomal protein L7/L12: MADLKKLAEEIVNLTLLEAQELKTILKDEYGIEPAAGGAVMMAGPAAGGEAAAAEEQTEFDVILKSAGANKINVIKEVRAITGLGLKEAKDLVEAGGKAVKEGVDKAEAEDIKGKLEAAGAEVELK; encoded by the coding sequence ATGGCTGATCTGAAAAAACTCGCCGAAGAGATCGTGAACCTCACGCTTCTCGAGGCCCAGGAACTGAAAACCATCCTGAAAGACGAATACGGCATCGAGCCCGCCGCCGGCGGCGCCGTGATGATGGCAGGCCCGGCTGCCGGTGGCGAAGCCGCAGCTGCCGAAGAGCAGACCGAATTCGACGTCATCCTGAAATCGGCTGGCGCGAACAAGATCAACGTCATCAAGGAAGTCCGCGCGATCACCGGCCTTGGCCTGAAAGAAGCTAAGGACCTGGTCGAAGCCGGCGGCAAAGCCGTCAAGGAAGGCGTCGACAAGGCCGAAGCCGAGGACATCAAAGGCAAACTCGAAGCGGCTGGCGCCGAAGTCGAGCTGAAGTGA
- the rplJ gene encoding 50S ribosomal protein L10, with product MDRAQKEKVVEELGQIFESSGVVVVAHYAGLTVAEMQDLRARMREAGGSVRVAKNRLAKIALEGKPCASLATLLTGMTVLTYSEDPVAAAKVAEGFAKDNSKFEILGGAMGETALDRAGVKAVSEMPSREELIASIVGCIGAPAANIAGAIGAPASNIASILSTIEERAEAA from the coding sequence GTGGATAGAGCCCAGAAAGAGAAAGTGGTCGAGGAACTCGGCCAGATCTTCGAAAGCTCTGGCGTCGTGGTGGTTGCCCACTACGCGGGTCTCACGGTTGCCGAGATGCAGGACCTGCGCGCACGCATGCGTGAAGCGGGTGGGTCCGTCCGCGTCGCCAAGAACAGGCTCGCCAAGATCGCCCTGGAAGGAAAGCCCTGCGCAAGCTTGGCCACTCTTCTGACGGGCATGACCGTTCTGACCTATTCCGAGGACCCGGTGGCTGCTGCCAAGGTCGCGGAAGGCTTTGCCAAGGACAACTCGAAATTCGAGATCCTCGGCGGCGCCATGGGTGAGACGGCCCTGGACCGGGCCGGTGTCAAGGCAGTGTCCGAAATGCCGTCGCGCGAGGAGCTTATCGCTTCGATCGTCGGCTGCATCGGTGCACCCGCCGCGAACATCGCCGGTGCGATTGGCGCGCCCGCTTCCAATATCGCGAGCATCCTCTCGACCATCGAGGAGCGTGCGGAAGCCGCTTGA
- the secE gene encoding preprotein translocase subunit SecE has translation MANPLQFIQQTRSEISKVVWPTRREVFLTTIMVFAMATVMAVFFFLVDWLIRIGLQALLAFFG, from the coding sequence ATGGCGAACCCTCTTCAGTTCATTCAGCAGACCCGCTCGGAAATCTCGAAGGTGGTCTGGCCGACCCGGCGCGAGGTGTTCCTGACCACGATCATGGTTTTCGCGATGGCCACGGTGATGGCCGTGTTCTTCTTTCTTGTCGACTGGTTGATCAGGATCGGTTTGCAGGCGCTGCTCGCGTTTTTCGGTTGA